One genomic segment of Chloroflexota bacterium includes these proteins:
- a CDS encoding MoaD/ThiS family protein, translating into MKLIYRDKVWELKGGMTVRDAILKVGLNPESVLATRDGKVINEEEITRDDDEIKLVAVISGGSDFPLGGSR; encoded by the coding sequence TATGAAGTTGATCTATCGGGATAAGGTGTGGGAGTTGAAGGGGGGCATGACCGTACGGGATGCCATCTTGAAGGTCGGCTTGAATCCGGAGAGCGTATTGGCGACGCGTGATGGGAAGGTGATCAACGAGGAGGAGATCACCCGGGACGACGATGAGATCAAGCTGGTCGCCGTCATCTCGGGGGGAAGCGATTTCCCCTTGGGTGGATCTCGTTGA
- a CDS encoding adenine nucleotide alpha hydrolase family protein, which produces MRCRKCGARAVINMRHHKLALCEDHYLEWFVNQTQRAIEKYRMFRREHRVLVAVSGGKDSLSLWDVLLRLGYEADGLYIGLGIDDELGYSDVSLEKVRAFHARYPDRQLHIVDMRETYGESIPDLARRTRRGRGKPCAVCGLAKRHIMNRVALEGEYFALATGHNLDDEAAVLFQNVLHWQTGYLARQAPVLEEGEGLARKVKPLCRFYEREVAAYALIRGIDYIYEECPYSVGAKTIYYKELLNQLEHRSPGAKHQFYLQFLEARRRGQITFGGGRGDIDLHPCERCGQPTTAPGLCAFCRLWEDRPVPVQPASVGDS; this is translated from the coding sequence ATGCGGTGTCGGAAGTGTGGCGCCCGTGCCGTGATCAATATGCGGCACCACAAGCTGGCGCTGTGTGAGGACCATTATCTGGAGTGGTTCGTCAACCAGACTCAGCGGGCCATCGAGAAATATCGGATGTTCCGGCGGGAGCATCGGGTGTTGGTGGCCGTGTCGGGAGGCAAGGACAGCCTCAGTCTCTGGGATGTGTTGTTGCGTTTGGGGTATGAGGCGGACGGGTTGTATATCGGGCTGGGAATCGATGACGAGCTGGGCTACTCGGATGTATCCCTGGAGAAGGTACGGGCGTTCCATGCCCGGTACCCGGATCGCCAGTTGCACATTGTGGATATGCGGGAGACGTACGGCGAATCCATCCCGGACCTGGCCCGGCGCACGCGGCGCGGGCGTGGCAAGCCGTGCGCGGTGTGCGGGCTGGCCAAGCGCCACATCATGAACCGGGTGGCGTTGGAGGGGGAATACTTCGCGTTGGCGACCGGGCATAACCTGGATGACGAGGCAGCCGTGCTCTTCCAGAACGTGTTGCACTGGCAGACCGGCTACCTGGCGCGGCAGGCCCCCGTGCTGGAGGAAGGGGAGGGATTGGCTCGGAAGGTGAAGCCGTTGTGCCGCTTCTACGAGCGAGAGGTGGCGGCCTACGCGCTGATCCGTGGCATCGACTACATTTATGAGGAGTGTCCCTATTCGGTGGGGGCTAAGACGATCTATTACAAGGAGCTGCTAAACCAGCTGGAGCATAGATCGCCCGGCGCCAAGCACCAATTTTATCTCCAGTTCCTGGAGGCGCGCCGGCGGGGACAGATCACCTTCGGCGGCGGCAGGGGGGATATCGATTTGCACCCGTGCGAACGGTGTGGACAGCCGACGACGGCGCCGGGGCTGTGCGCTTTCTGTCGTTTGTGGGAGGATCGGCCGGTCCCCGTCCAGCCCGCTTCTGTGGGGGACTCGTGA
- a CDS encoding queuosine precursor transporter, with product MDRPYKYFDLVMALFVTVLLVSNIASSAKIIDWGVSLFGLPLAFDAGTLLFPVSYIFGDVLTEVYGYRRSRRVIWTGFACAALMGLTFWVVARLPGEASWEAYAGQEAYDAILGGVSNGGIILASLVAYFAGEFSNSYTLAKMKIWTGGRWLWTRTIGSTLVGEGVDTVLFVVIASAFGVFPWSVALSIIVSNYIFKVGIEALFTPLTYRVVNTLKRVEREDYFDYDTNFNPFHLEGLQP from the coding sequence ATGGACCGTCCCTACAAATACTTCGATCTGGTGATGGCGCTGTTCGTGACCGTCCTGTTGGTGAGCAACATCGCCTCCTCGGCCAAGATCATCGATTGGGGCGTCTCGTTGTTCGGCCTGCCCCTGGCCTTTGACGCGGGAACCCTGCTGTTTCCCGTCTCCTACATTTTCGGAGATGTGCTCACGGAGGTGTACGGGTATCGGCGCTCGCGGCGGGTGATCTGGACCGGCTTCGCGTGCGCCGCGTTGATGGGGTTGACCTTCTGGGTGGTCGCCCGGCTGCCCGGCGAGGCCTCCTGGGAGGCGTATGCGGGGCAGGAGGCCTATGATGCCATCCTGGGCGGGGTGAGCAATGGTGGCATCATCCTGGCCAGCCTGGTGGCGTATTTCGCCGGCGAGTTCTCCAACTCCTACACGTTGGCGAAGATGAAGATCTGGACCGGCGGGCGGTGGCTGTGGACGCGCACCATCGGCTCCACGCTGGTGGGGGAAGGGGTGGATACCGTGCTCTTCGTCGTGATCGCGTCCGCCTTCGGCGTCTTCCCCTGGTCCGTGGCGCTGAGCATCATCGTCTCCAACTACATTTTCAAGGTGGGGATCGAGGCGTTGTTCACCCCGCTGACCTATCGCGTGGTGAACACGCTGAAGCGGGTGGAGCGCGAGGATTACTTTGACTATGACACGAACTTCAACCCGTTCCATCTCGAAGGGCTGCAGCCGTGA
- a CDS encoding GTPase Era, with protein sequence MPEDHRSGFVAVIGRPNVGKSTLMNAYLGQKVAIVSPKPQTTRNRLLGILTRPDAQIIFVDTPGIHRPKHKLGEYMREQALIAIPDADVVLWLVDVSVLPTEEDEEIADLLARRRHSAPLVMGMNKVDLLAPEDVPDRTAVYRELLARAAPEQLDPPWMLISAVRGDGRDELLDLLISLLPLGPRYYPPDQITDQQERFIVAELIREQALHHLRQEVPHGVAVVVDEFKERSAEMTYISATIYVERDSHKGIVLGREGSMLKRIGQAARQEIEQLLGTRVYLDLWVKVRPRWRRDEKALRYLGYPLPRTRKRK encoded by the coding sequence CTGCCGGAGGATCATCGATCCGGCTTCGTGGCCGTCATCGGGCGCCCCAATGTGGGCAAGTCCACGCTGATGAACGCCTACCTGGGGCAGAAGGTCGCCATCGTCTCGCCGAAGCCCCAGACGACGCGCAACCGCCTGCTGGGGATCCTCACCCGGCCGGATGCGCAGATCATCTTCGTCGATACGCCGGGGATTCACAGGCCCAAGCACAAGCTGGGCGAGTACATGCGGGAGCAGGCCCTCATCGCGATCCCGGATGCGGATGTGGTGCTGTGGCTGGTGGACGTCTCCGTGCTCCCCACGGAGGAGGACGAGGAGATCGCTGATCTGCTGGCGAGGCGCAGGCACTCGGCGCCGCTGGTCATGGGCATGAACAAGGTGGATCTGCTGGCGCCCGAGGATGTGCCGGATCGGACGGCGGTCTACCGGGAGTTGCTGGCCCGGGCGGCCCCGGAGCAGCTCGATCCGCCCTGGATGCTGATCTCGGCCGTGCGCGGCGATGGCCGTGATGAGCTGTTGGACCTGTTGATTTCGCTGTTGCCGCTGGGGCCGCGCTACTACCCGCCCGATCAGATCACCGATCAGCAGGAGCGCTTCATCGTGGCCGAGCTGATTCGCGAGCAGGCGCTGCACCATCTCCGTCAAGAGGTCCCGCACGGGGTCGCCGTCGTGGTCGACGAGTTCAAAGAGCGCTCGGCCGAGATGACCTATATCAGCGCCACTATCTATGTGGAGCGAGACAGCCACAAGGGGATCGTCCTGGGGCGTGAGGGCAGCATGTTGAAGCGTATCGGCCAGGCGGCGCGACAGGAGATCGAGCAGCTCTTAGGGACCCGGGTCTACCTGGATTTGTGGGTCAAGGTGCGGCCACGCTGGCGGCGCGATGAGAAGGCGTTGCGCTATTTGGGTTACCCCCTGCCGCGTACACGCAAGCGGAAGTAG
- a CDS encoding glycerophosphodiester phosphodiesterase, translating to MKRYLWRLIIMLVVVVVVFALYRRLTIGPPPLTPFLESPYPLNLAHRGGAALAPENTMVAFERALALGADGLDLDVRASRDGELVVIHDETVDRTTDGTGRVSDMTLAELQALDAGYRYSVDNGQTFPYRGQGVKIPTLREVLSAFPDARVNIEIKQVDPPIEKALADLILEMGAQERVMVVAADGDVIERFRHLAPDVATAAARGEVTWFYWMQRLRLDAFYRPTASALQVPERSGDVVLVTPRFVEAAHARGMKVIVWTVNTPDRMRRLLQMGVDGIITDRPDLLRQVRAEVAY from the coding sequence ATGAAACGATACCTGTGGCGCCTGATCATCATGCTCGTCGTCGTGGTGGTCGTGTTCGCCTTGTATCGCCGGTTGACCATTGGGCCTCCACCGTTGACCCCCTTCCTGGAGTCGCCCTATCCTCTCAATCTGGCCCATCGGGGCGGCGCGGCCCTGGCGCCGGAGAACACGATGGTGGCCTTTGAGCGGGCATTGGCGTTGGGAGCGGATGGCCTGGATCTGGATGTGCGCGCGTCCCGGGATGGGGAGCTGGTGGTCATCCATGACGAGACCGTGGATCGCACAACCGACGGCACCGGCCGGGTGTCTGACATGACGTTGGCCGAGCTGCAGGCGCTGGATGCGGGCTACCGATACTCCGTCGATAACGGCCAGACCTTTCCCTATCGAGGGCAGGGGGTGAAGATCCCGACATTGCGGGAGGTGTTGTCGGCTTTCCCGGATGCGCGGGTCAACATCGAGATCAAGCAGGTGGATCCGCCTATCGAGAAGGCGCTGGCGGATCTGATCCTGGAGATGGGCGCGCAGGAGCGGGTGATGGTGGTGGCCGCGGATGGCGACGTGATCGAGCGGTTCCGCCACCTGGCGCCGGATGTGGCGACGGCGGCGGCGAGGGGCGAGGTCACGTGGTTCTACTGGATGCAGCGGCTCCGGCTGGACGCCTTCTACCGCCCCACGGCCAGCGCGTTGCAGGTGCCGGAGCGGTCGGGGGATGTGGTGTTGGTGACGCCCAGGTTCGTGGAGGCCGCCCACGCCAGGGGGATGAAGGTGATCGTGTGGACGGTGAACACGCCCGATCGCATGCGGCGGCTGTTGCAGATGGGCGTCGATGGGATCATCACCGATCGCCCAGACCTCCTGCGCCAGGTGCGGGCAGAGGTTGCCTATTAG
- a CDS encoding CBS domain-containing protein — protein MLVGERMRRDPVTVTEDVGIGEALRIMRENKIRRLPVLDRHGKLVGIVSEKDLLHASPSPATSLDIYELHYLLSKLTVKKVMTSPVVTVDEQTPLEEAARIMADNRIGGLPVVHGDELVGIITETDLFKIFLELLGARDSGVRLTLEVPDRRGLLADLTSAIAGIGGNIISLGTFAGDEPGTALITVKVSDVSEQALLEAISHIDGKVIDIRTT, from the coding sequence ATGCTGGTCGGTGAGCGAATGCGTCGAGATCCCGTGACGGTGACCGAGGACGTGGGGATCGGCGAGGCGCTGCGTATCATGCGTGAGAACAAGATCCGTCGCCTGCCGGTGCTTGACCGGCATGGCAAGCTGGTGGGGATCGTCTCCGAAAAGGACCTGTTGCACGCTTCCCCATCGCCGGCGACCTCGCTGGACATATACGAGTTGCATTACCTGCTGTCGAAGTTGACGGTCAAGAAGGTGATGACCTCGCCGGTGGTCACGGTGGATGAGCAGACGCCGTTGGAGGAAGCCGCTCGCATCATGGCGGACAATCGGATCGGCGGGCTGCCGGTGGTTCACGGCGATGAATTGGTGGGGATCATCACCGAGACGGATCTGTTCAAGATCTTCCTGGAGCTGCTGGGCGCGCGCGATTCGGGCGTGCGTCTGACGCTGGAGGTGCCCGATCGACGGGGATTGCTGGCCGATTTGACCAGCGCGATCGCGGGCATCGGCGGCAACATCATCAGCCTGGGAACGTTTGCCGGCGATGAGCCGGGCACGGCGTTGATCACGGTGAAGGTATCCGATGTCTCCGAGCAGGCCCTGCTGGAGGCCATCTCGCACATCGATGGAAAGGTGATCGATATCCGGACCACGTGA
- a CDS encoding FAD-dependent thymidylate synthase: protein MLESSVGTEQERLAEFAARVCYRSTDRMGHNPAFIQARVREGHEDVIEHVSFVVHVTDVDEGDVLQVDGPVRWRMVNRHLEVTPRGDGWVVSGNARVWLDLFRRGLALSVLPLVQPLAPSFYAELATPEESA from the coding sequence ATGCTGGAGTCCTCCGTGGGGACGGAACAGGAGCGTTTGGCGGAGTTCGCAGCTCGCGTATGCTATCGGTCGACGGATCGGATGGGACACAACCCCGCGTTCATTCAGGCGCGTGTGCGCGAGGGACACGAGGACGTGATCGAGCACGTGTCATTCGTCGTGCACGTGACCGATGTGGATGAGGGAGATGTCCTCCAGGTGGACGGCCCGGTGCGGTGGCGGATGGTCAATCGCCATCTGGAAGTGACGCCCCGGGGGGACGGCTGGGTCGTCTCGGGGAACGCTCGCGTCTGGCTGGATCTGTTCCGTAGGGGGCTGGCCTTAAGCGTGTTGCCGCTGGTGCAGCCCCTCGCCCCCTCGTTCTATGCGGAGTTGGCCACGCCGGAGGAGAGCGCATGA
- the thyX gene encoding FAD-dependent thymidylate synthase: MKVTLLAYTQPLITDPDLARDHNTATFLIEGVSRAATHQIVRHRLASISQESQRYVSLDKGGWGFIVPPEVDGNPEAREILDQAWEDLTEAYERLRKLGIRKEDARFLLPNAAETRLVISMNFAAWRHFCRLRCDKASQWEIRAVAFEILRQLHGLVPAAFQDLYNTFLRDT; this comes from the coding sequence ATGAAGGTGACTCTGTTGGCGTATACTCAGCCGTTGATCACGGATCCGGACCTGGCCCGGGATCATAACACGGCGACCTTCCTGATCGAGGGGGTCAGCCGGGCGGCCACGCACCAGATCGTCCGCCATCGTCTGGCCAGCATCTCCCAGGAGAGCCAGCGCTATGTCTCCCTGGACAAGGGGGGATGGGGGTTCATCGTGCCGCCCGAGGTCGATGGGAACCCGGAGGCTAGGGAGATCCTGGATCAGGCCTGGGAGGACCTGACCGAGGCATATGAGAGGCTGCGGAAGTTGGGGATCCGCAAGGAGGATGCCCGGTTCCTGTTGCCCAACGCGGCGGAGACCCGGTTGGTCATCTCCATGAACTTCGCCGCCTGGCGGCACTTCTGCCGGCTGCGCTGTGACAAGGCGTCCCAATGGGAGATCCGGGCGGTGGCGTTCGAGATCCTGCGCCAGCTCCACGGGCTGGTCCCGGCCGCCTTCCAGGATCTGTACAATACCTTCTTACGCGACACGTAA
- a CDS encoding bifunctional riboflavin kinase/FAD synthetase, translating into MNIYRGLPDGIAPNGCELTIGNFDGVHKGHQALIEQLVAAAQETGRTAGALTFTPHPLQVLRPHTPLAYLTTLDERLTLLESLGLDFVVIYSFTKDTARMTAAAFMQALVDHLGLRRLWVGPDFALGRNREGDVERLRQLGAEMGFTVEVIQPIQIAGREVRSGHIRRILANGDVDLARQMLGRPYWLEGKVIRGAGRGRSIGLPTANLDVPPERLIPAHGVYATWCHVDGRRLPAATNIGVRPTFDNGHPTVEAHILDFKGDLYDATVRLEFVLRLRPERRFAHVDDLIAQVQQDIANTRRALAPEPPRFEEIEHTADWSIRIFGRDFADLLSQAGAAMYAMEEVDMAADPHVWREIEVEAPDREGLLVTWLSELLYQSETTGESYTRFVIDEATETRIRARIGGVPGYGERAHIKAVTYHNLSVQKTPDGWEATVVFDT; encoded by the coding sequence ATGAACATCTACCGAGGATTACCAGACGGGATCGCGCCGAACGGATGTGAGCTTACGATCGGGAACTTTGATGGTGTTCACAAAGGCCACCAGGCTCTGATCGAGCAGCTGGTGGCCGCAGCACAAGAGACGGGCCGCACAGCGGGGGCCCTCACGTTTACCCCCCACCCTCTTCAAGTGCTGCGGCCCCACACCCCATTGGCCTACCTGACCACCCTGGACGAGCGGCTGACCCTGTTGGAGTCGCTCGGCCTGGACTTCGTGGTCATCTACTCCTTCACAAAGGATACGGCCCGCATGACGGCGGCCGCCTTCATGCAGGCGCTGGTGGATCATCTGGGCCTCCGTCGCCTGTGGGTGGGGCCCGACTTCGCCCTGGGGCGAAACCGAGAGGGCGATGTGGAGAGGCTGCGGCAACTGGGCGCTGAGATGGGATTCACCGTGGAGGTGATCCAGCCCATCCAGATCGCCGGACGAGAGGTGCGTAGCGGGCATATCCGTCGTATCCTGGCAAACGGCGACGTGGATCTGGCCAGGCAGATGCTCGGCCGTCCCTACTGGCTGGAGGGGAAGGTCATCCGGGGGGCCGGGCGGGGTCGATCCATCGGGCTGCCCACCGCCAATCTGGATGTGCCGCCGGAGCGCCTGATCCCCGCTCACGGCGTCTACGCCACCTGGTGCCATGTCGACGGCCGGCGTCTCCCGGCCGCCACGAACATCGGCGTGCGCCCCACCTTCGACAACGGGCATCCCACGGTGGAGGCACACATCCTGGACTTCAAAGGGGATCTTTACGACGCGACGGTGCGCCTGGAGTTCGTGCTTCGTCTGCGCCCGGAGCGGCGGTTCGCCCACGTGGATGACCTGATCGCTCAGGTCCAGCAGGACATCGCCAACACACGCCGGGCGCTGGCGCCGGAGCCGCCGCGCTTCGAGGAGATCGAACACACGGCCGACTGGAGCATCCGGATCTTCGGCCGGGACTTCGCCGACCTGCTGAGCCAGGCGGGGGCCGCCATGTATGCGATGGAGGAGGTGGACATGGCCGCGGATCCTCACGTCTGGCGCGAGATCGAGGTGGAGGCCCCAGATCGAGAGGGGCTCCTGGTCACCTGGCTAAGCGAGCTGCTCTACCAGTCGGAGACGACGGGAGAATCCTACACCCGCTTCGTCATCGATGAGGCGACGGAGACCCGCATCAGAGCCCGGATCGGCGGCGTCCCCGGCTACGGGGAACGGGCGCATATCAAAGCCGTGACCTACCACAACCTCAGCGTGCAAAAGACGCCCGACGGCTGGGAGGCCACGGTGGTGTTCGACACATAA
- the truB gene encoding tRNA pseudouridine(55) synthase TruB produces the protein MVHGLLIIDKEAGWTSHDVVARVRRLIGQRRIGHAGTLDPLATGVLVLCLGRATRLAEYLQGHDKRYRATIRLGEVTDTYDAEGEVVERKPVPTLSEEELSAYLRAFQGTITQRPPAYSAVKVAGTPAHRRVRRGEQIVLPSRQVTIHEIRLLRWAPPDLSLEIACSAGTYIRSLAHDLGQAIGCGAHLVDLRRTASGPFTEDQAIPLPDLEPLIATGEWRQRVLPLIEAVRDMPQIPLSAQDAQAVRFGRPVPGPTGADQALAAGISPEGDLIAILRFDAERDVWRPHKVLG, from the coding sequence ATGGTCCACGGGCTGCTGATCATAGACAAAGAGGCCGGGTGGACATCGCATGACGTGGTCGCCAGGGTGCGTCGCCTGATCGGGCAACGCCGGATCGGGCATGCCGGCACTCTGGACCCCCTGGCGACCGGGGTCCTGGTCCTGTGCCTGGGCCGGGCCACCCGCCTCGCCGAGTATCTGCAGGGACATGACAAGCGCTACCGGGCCACCATCCGCCTGGGCGAGGTCACCGACACGTATGACGCCGAGGGGGAGGTCGTCGAGCGGAAGCCCGTCCCAACGTTGTCGGAGGAGGAGCTATCCGCCTATTTGCGCGCGTTCCAGGGCACGATCACGCAGCGTCCCCCCGCCTACTCGGCGGTGAAGGTTGCCGGAACGCCCGCACATCGCCGGGTGCGTCGGGGCGAGCAGATCGTTCTGCCCTCACGACAGGTGACCATCCACGAGATCCGCCTGCTCCGGTGGGCGCCCCCCGACCTGTCACTGGAGATCGCCTGCTCCGCGGGGACGTATATCCGCTCCCTGGCCCACGATCTGGGGCAGGCCATCGGATGCGGCGCCCACCTGGTCGACCTGCGACGTACCGCCTCCGGCCCGTTCACGGAGGATCAGGCCATCCCCCTGCCCGATCTGGAGCCGCTGATCGCGACCGGCGAATGGCGACAGCGGGTGCTCCCCCTCATCGAGGCGGTGAGGGATATGCCTCAGATCCCCTTATCCGCACAGGACGCGCAGGCCGTGCGCTTCGGTCGACCGGTACCCGGGCCCACAGGGGCCGATCAGGCGCTGGCAGCCGGGATCTCCCCAGAGGGGGATCTCATCGCCATCCTTCGCTTCGACGCCGAACGCGACGTCTGGCGACCACATAAAGTGCTGGGTTGA
- a CDS encoding bifunctional oligoribonuclease/PAP phosphatase NrnA — MDSRILALIEKADRILVITHISPDGDAIGSLLGLGWALRALGKRPTLVCADPVPQPFYFLPGHQDIVREAKDSFDLVIGLDASDPQRLGPPWQRVQEMDVPTIVIDHHVTNLYFGSVNWVDTTAAATAEMIYELIEKLGAPLDLKTAQCLLCGVVTDTRGFRTSNTTPRSLAIATRLMEAGADLNLVTDQALNRKPLAVLRLWGMALPRMQLRGRILWSVVTRKMREETGVNDNGDGGLVNVLVSANEADVAVVFTERENNKIEVGMRAKPGFDVSQVALALGGGGHPQAAGCVIQAPLEEAQERVLAALEESLKHQGGG; from the coding sequence ATGGATTCACGCATCCTCGCACTCATCGAAAAAGCGGATCGCATCCTGGTCATCACGCATATCTCACCGGACGGGGATGCTATCGGATCGCTACTGGGATTGGGGTGGGCACTGCGCGCCCTGGGCAAACGCCCGACTCTCGTCTGCGCAGATCCGGTCCCGCAGCCGTTCTATTTCCTGCCGGGCCACCAGGACATCGTCCGGGAGGCCAAGGACTCCTTCGACCTGGTGATCGGGCTGGACGCTTCGGACCCACAGCGGCTGGGGCCGCCGTGGCAACGCGTGCAAGAGATGGACGTGCCGACGATCGTGATCGACCATCACGTCACGAACCTGTACTTCGGCTCCGTGAACTGGGTGGACACGACGGCCGCAGCCACCGCCGAGATGATCTATGAGCTGATCGAGAAGCTGGGCGCTCCGCTGGACCTTAAGACCGCCCAGTGCCTTCTATGCGGCGTCGTCACGGACACGCGTGGCTTCCGCACGTCGAACACGACGCCCCGCAGCCTGGCCATCGCCACACGCCTCATGGAGGCGGGCGCCGACCTGAACCTGGTCACGGACCAGGCGCTCAATCGCAAGCCTTTGGCCGTCCTGCGCCTGTGGGGCATGGCGCTGCCACGGATGCAGCTGCGCGGGCGTATCCTCTGGAGCGTGGTCACCCGGAAGATGCGAGAGGAGACGGGCGTCAACGACAACGGGGACGGGGGATTGGTGAACGTGTTGGTCTCCGCCAATGAGGCCGACGTCGCCGTTGTCTTCACGGAGCGGGAGAACAACAAGATCGAGGTCGGCATGCGCGCCAAACCCGGGTTCGACGTCAGCCAAGTTGCCCTGGCATTGGGCGGCGGCGGGCACCCCCAGGCCGCAGGCTGCGTCATCCAGGCCCCCCTGGAGGAGGCGCAGGAGCGCGTATTGGCCGCACTGGAAGAATCGCTGAAGCACCAGGGTGGCGGGTGA
- the rbfA gene encoding 30S ribosome-binding factor RbfA: protein MEELGVMIALELHDPRLEFVTVTAVEVSPDLRHAHVYVSHLGTPEDEPNILAALGHASGYLRRELARRVILRYVPALTFHIDETLARARRIDEIIESLHEQEAEAGEET, encoded by the coding sequence ATGGAAGAGCTCGGCGTGATGATCGCGCTGGAGCTTCATGACCCGCGCCTGGAATTCGTCACCGTGACTGCGGTGGAGGTCAGCCCGGATCTGCGCCACGCGCATGTGTACGTCAGCCACCTGGGCACCCCGGAGGATGAGCCCAACATCCTGGCGGCGCTGGGGCATGCCTCCGGTTATCTGCGCCGTGAACTGGCCCGCCGTGTGATCCTGCGGTACGTGCCCGCCCTCACCTTCCACATCGACGAGACGCTGGCGCGAGCACGGCGCATTGACGAGATCATCGAGAGCTTACATGAGCAGGAAGCAGAAGCAGGAGAAGAAACCTAG